One genomic window of Azospirillum thermophilum includes the following:
- the moaB gene encoding molybdenum cofactor biosynthesis protein B translates to MPKIDETRPFLPVNIAVVTVSDTRTPEDDRSGDALAERLTGAGHRLAFRTIVRDDLAAIRAQVQACVADPQIDVVLTTGGTGVTGRDVTPEAVEALYEKAIPGFGELFRQLSYAKVGTSTIQSRATAGVANGTYIFALPGSPGACRDAWDDILVWQLDNRHRPCNLVELMPRLREHQR, encoded by the coding sequence ATGCCAAAGATTGACGAGACCCGCCCCTTCCTGCCCGTCAACATCGCCGTCGTGACGGTGTCCGACACGCGCACGCCGGAGGACGACCGCTCCGGCGACGCGCTGGCGGAGCGGCTGACCGGGGCCGGCCACCGGCTGGCCTTCCGCACCATCGTCCGCGACGACCTCGCGGCGATCCGCGCCCAGGTGCAGGCCTGCGTCGCCGACCCGCAGATCGACGTGGTGCTGACCACCGGCGGTACCGGGGTGACCGGCCGCGATGTGACGCCGGAGGCGGTGGAGGCCCTCTACGAGAAGGCCATTCCGGGCTTCGGCGAGCTGTTCCGCCAGCTCAGCTACGCCAAGGTCGGCACCTCGACGATCCAGAGCCGCGCCACGGCCGGCGTCGCCAACGGCACCTACATCTTCGCCCTTCCCGGCTCGCCCGGCGCCTGCCGCGACGCCTGGGACGACATCCTGGTCTGGCAGCTCGACAACCGCCACCGGCCCTGCAACCTCGTCGAGCTGATGCCGCGGCTGCGCGAGCACCAGCGCTGA
- a CDS encoding lytic transglycosylase domain-containing protein yields MGIAVVLAAAPDGLDGYRPARAALVIHAPDGRPVTPPGHARADQPLLLATDEEARAVQLGEEDAGRYRRIFLLQERAEWDAADAEIRQLSDTRLLGYVLRQRYLHPDRRASYEELAGWMQRYADHAGAERVHGLAQRRQPAGQRPPKAPNSERGERLSGSLERLGGLRTVSEKRAAEKQGADRQAGEERTDEAAPSPIASGEESVTVAPRSRTVSRPRTDRAAIARIEDLLRSGKPGPALSLLNQDEFGRSLDTAQYDLARSRIAAALYYAGDVGEALSLASASASRSGQLLPEAHWIAGLAAYRLKQVDRASRHFDAMAAGAPRSPWLAAAGHYWAARMHKLKGRNGQAGEQLLAAARYSHTFYGLVALRALGDTGSLRWQAPELSGRQLKALAERPEGLRAIALLQADQRDLAEMELQRIHPKGNALIEQALVTLADRAGLPALSLQIGNAVAGPDGAPYAAALYPLPHWKPRDGFALDRALVFAVMRQESRFDPRLVSSAGATGLMQIMPATAQHVQERNADIGDADTDRSALFDPARNMELGQRYLAELLTMPEIGGNLFLAAAAYNAGPGTLMRWRRDLSDVTDPLLFIESLPFAETRDYVEKVLANFWIYRLRLGQETASLDAVAAGGWPVYIAEDKRPAVEPTLVATKPPADLRPDAVPEAAPVPQEAPGIETATAAEAVPQGVLPGGALSGSSVAERETATPDGSDAKD; encoded by the coding sequence TTGGGCATCGCGGTGGTTCTGGCCGCGGCACCCGACGGATTGGACGGCTACCGTCCGGCCCGTGCCGCCCTTGTGATCCACGCGCCGGACGGGCGACCCGTCACTCCGCCCGGCCATGCGCGTGCCGACCAGCCGTTGCTCCTCGCCACGGACGAGGAGGCTCGCGCCGTCCAGCTCGGCGAGGAGGACGCCGGCCGCTACCGCCGGATCTTCCTGCTGCAGGAGCGGGCGGAGTGGGACGCCGCCGACGCCGAGATCAGGCAGCTCTCCGACACCCGCCTGCTGGGCTACGTCCTGCGCCAGCGCTACCTGCACCCCGACCGGCGCGCCTCCTACGAGGAACTGGCCGGCTGGATGCAGCGCTATGCCGACCATGCCGGGGCCGAGCGCGTCCACGGCCTGGCCCAGCGGCGCCAGCCCGCCGGCCAGCGCCCGCCCAAGGCGCCGAACAGCGAGCGCGGCGAACGGCTGTCCGGCTCGCTGGAGCGGCTGGGCGGGCTGCGCACCGTGTCGGAGAAGCGGGCGGCGGAGAAGCAGGGGGCCGACAGACAGGCCGGCGAGGAGCGGACGGACGAGGCCGCCCCCTCTCCCATCGCGTCGGGCGAGGAGTCGGTGACCGTCGCCCCGCGCAGCCGCACGGTCAGCCGGCCGCGCACCGACCGGGCCGCCATCGCCCGGATCGAGGATCTGCTGCGCAGCGGCAAGCCGGGCCCGGCGCTGTCCCTGCTGAACCAGGACGAGTTCGGCCGCTCGCTCGACACCGCGCAGTATGACCTGGCGCGCTCCCGCATCGCCGCCGCCCTCTATTATGCCGGCGATGTCGGGGAGGCGCTGTCGCTTGCCTCGGCCAGCGCGTCGCGCTCCGGCCAGCTTCTTCCCGAGGCGCACTGGATCGCCGGGCTCGCCGCCTACCGGCTGAAGCAGGTCGACCGCGCCTCGCGCCATTTCGACGCCATGGCCGCCGGCGCCCCGCGCTCCCCGTGGCTGGCCGCCGCCGGCCATTACTGGGCCGCCCGGATGCACAAGCTGAAGGGGCGCAACGGTCAGGCGGGCGAGCAGCTTCTCGCCGCGGCGCGCTATTCCCACACCTTCTACGGCCTCGTCGCCCTGCGGGCGCTGGGCGACACCGGCTCGCTGCGCTGGCAGGCGCCGGAGCTCTCCGGCCGGCAGCTCAAGGCGCTGGCCGAGCGGCCGGAGGGGCTGCGGGCGATCGCCCTGCTCCAGGCCGACCAGCGCGACCTCGCGGAGATGGAGCTGCAGCGCATCCATCCCAAGGGCAACGCGCTGATCGAACAGGCGCTGGTGACGCTGGCCGACCGCGCCGGGCTGCCGGCGCTGTCGCTCCAGATCGGCAATGCGGTGGCCGGGCCGGACGGCGCTCCCTATGCCGCCGCCCTCTATCCGCTGCCCCACTGGAAGCCGCGCGACGGCTTCGCGCTGGACCGCGCGCTGGTCTTCGCGGTGATGCGGCAGGAATCGCGCTTCGATCCGCGGCTGGTCAGCTCCGCCGGGGCGACCGGGCTGATGCAGATCATGCCGGCGACCGCCCAGCACGTGCAGGAGCGCAACGCCGACATCGGCGACGCCGACACCGACCGCTCCGCCCTGTTCGATCCCGCACGCAACATGGAGCTCGGCCAGCGCTATCTGGCAGAGCTGCTGACGATGCCGGAGATCGGCGGCAACCTGTTCCTCGCCGCCGCCGCCTACAATGCCGGTCCCGGCACGCTGATGCGCTGGCGGCGCGACCTGTCGGACGTCACCGACCCGCTGCTGTTCATCGAGAGCCTGCCCTTCGCCGAGACGCGCGACTATGTCGAGAAGGTGCTGGCGAATTTCTGGATCTACCGCCTGAGGCTCGGCCAGGAGACGGCGTCGCTCGACGCCGTTGCGGCGGGCGGGTGGCCGGTCTATATCGCGGAGGACAAGCGCCCGGCCGTGGAACCGACGCTGGTGGCGACCAAGCCGCCGGCGGACCTCCGGCCGGACGCGGTTCCCGAGGCCGCCCCTGTCCCGCAGGAGGCCCCGGGGATCGAGACCGCCACCGCGGCCGAAGCCGTTCCCCAGGGCGTCCTGCCGGGTGGGGCGCTGTCCGGATCCTCGGTGGCGGAGCGCGAGACCGCCACCCCGGACGGATCCGATGCCAAAGATTGA
- a CDS encoding uracil-DNA glycosylase → MIDVSDILDALRWHADIGCDEAVGDEPMDWAAFSARSAMARPAPAGALPPGAARAPARPDAGRPPASGMMSHPAASHSASPAGSPAGSHAGHPAGVPLGASEAGASARARAAEARTLEELEAALRAFDGCPLKATAMNTVFADGNPAAGVMLIGEAPGEDEDRLGKPFVGVSGRLLDRMLAQIGLDRGQVYITNILPWRPPGNRSPTQAEIAACLPFLDRHVALIAPKVIVPLGGTSAKTLLNRPDGITRLRGQWKEYAAPGLAAPVPVLPMLHPAYLLRNPIAKREAWRDMLVLRQKIDEWQARTA, encoded by the coding sequence ATGATTGACGTAAGCGACATCTTGGATGCCCTGCGCTGGCATGCCGACATCGGCTGTGACGAGGCGGTGGGGGACGAGCCGATGGACTGGGCCGCCTTTTCCGCCCGGTCCGCCATGGCGCGGCCCGCGCCAGCCGGAGCTTTGCCGCCCGGCGCCGCCCGCGCGCCGGCCCGGCCGGACGCCGGCCGGCCTCCCGCATCGGGCATGATGTCGCACCCCGCCGCTTCCCATTCCGCTTCCCCTGCCGGTTCCCCTGCCGGTTCCCATGCCGGCCACCCCGCCGGCGTGCCGCTCGGCGCCAGCGAGGCGGGGGCGAGTGCGCGCGCCCGCGCCGCGGAGGCGAGGACGCTGGAGGAGCTGGAGGCGGCCCTGCGCGCCTTCGACGGTTGTCCGCTGAAGGCGACCGCCATGAACACCGTCTTCGCCGACGGCAACCCGGCGGCCGGCGTCATGCTGATCGGCGAGGCCCCCGGCGAGGACGAGGACCGGCTGGGCAAGCCCTTCGTCGGGGTCAGCGGCAGGCTGCTCGACCGCATGCTGGCGCAGATCGGGCTCGACCGCGGGCAGGTCTACATCACCAACATCCTGCCCTGGCGCCCGCCCGGCAACCGCAGCCCGACCCAGGCGGAGATCGCCGCCTGCCTGCCCTTCCTGGACCGCCACGTCGCGCTGATCGCCCCGAAGGTGATCGTCCCGCTGGGCGGCACCTCGGCCAAGACGCTGCTGAACCGGCCGGACGGCATCACCCGGCTGCGCGGCCAGTGGAAGGAGTATGCCGCCCCCGGCCTTGCCGCGCCGGTCCCGGTGCTGCCGATGCTCCACCCCGCCTATCTGCTGCGCAACCCGATCGCCAAGCGCGAGGCGTGGCGGGACATGCTCGTCCTGCGCCAGAAGATCGACGAATGGCAGGCCCGGACGGCGTAA